Part of the Nicotiana tabacum cultivar K326 chromosome 20, ASM71507v2, whole genome shotgun sequence genome, TGAAGAATGGGAATGTGGAAGCAATAGTTGACTTCAAAGATTATATGATTTGAGGGAAAAGTGGTGCCCCGCATTTAGTCGTTATATTTTCTCTGCAGATATTAAGTCAACTCAGAGGAGTGAGAGCACTAATAAGGTCTTTACTGAAATGGCTTGCAAGACGATGACTTTAACTGAATTTGTTAATCATTATGAGCAACGGGCAGCTGAAATGCGTGATATTGAGGCGACAGAGGATTTTAAATGTCGAGGAACACCTAAACTTGCTATAGAAGATTGTGGGATATTAAAGCATGCTGCGAGTATCTACACAAGAACCATATTTACAAGATTTCAACATGAATTCTTGCAAGAAACATCTAAGAAAGTGATTAAACTTGAAAGTAATGGCACTTGTCACACATATACAGTTCTTAAAGGGGAAGGAGGACAAACTGACACCGTCCAATTCAATTCATTTGACAATTTCATAAGTTGTAGTTGTCTTATGTTTGAATCCTTGGGTTGGTTGTGTTGTCATGCATTAAAAGTGTTATTCTTTGACTTAGATTTTTCTTATATCCATGTACAATATATTCTGAAAAGATGGACAAAGAATACTAAACAAGGGAATGGATTTGATGAGTACAACAATAAGAAGAAATTACCAACTTTATCTATGGCCATTCGCTTAAATGGTTTGATGAAAGAATCATTTGCTGTTATGACTTTAGCTGCAAACGATGCCGAGTCCGAAGAAATTGCTAGAAAGTTTTTGTATCAAGCAAGGGTTGAGATTACTAAATTCCAAAATGAGTTATATGCAGAAGGTACTCGTAAGAACTATTACAAATTTAGTACAACTACTAGTTTTTCAGGAACAAATGATCGTGTTTTCGATCCAATTAAG contains:
- the LOC142174573 gene encoding protein FAR1-RELATED SEQUENCE 5-like; the encoded protein is MGGKASKTIYTDQAPAIASAIKEVFPNIKSTQRSESTNKVFTEMACKTMTLTEFVNHYEQRAAEMRDIEATEDFKCRGTPKLAIEDCGILKHAASIYTRTIFTRFQHEFLQETSKKVIKLESNGTCHTYTVLKGEGGQTDTVQFNSFDNFISCSCLMFESLGWLCCHALKVLFFDLDFSYIHVQYILKRWTKNTKQGNGFDEYNNKKKLPTLSMAIRLNGLMKESFAVMTLAANDAESEEIARKFLYQARVEITKFQNELYAEGTRKNYYKFSTTTSFSGTNDRVFDPIKKKGKEMDMED